The proteins below are encoded in one region of Triticum aestivum cultivar Chinese Spring chromosome 1B, IWGSC CS RefSeq v2.1, whole genome shotgun sequence:
- the LOC123137164 gene encoding KH domain-containing protein SPIN1 isoform X1: MDGLHGADACFSPGRAMSPQVRPPAGPPDVGSHYLTELLQEHQKLVPFTQVLPICSKLLGHEIMRVSSLLKHQHGGDFERLPPMASPNQMHHHQSPPMPNFCGNGFGPWNHGAHPERVGFPQGPVGWQGAPQSPSSYIVKKILRLEIPTDTYPNFNFIGRLLGPRGNSLKRIEASTGCRVFIRGKGSIKDPGKVNIILEEQLKGRPGYEHLDDPLHILIEAELPANVIDARLSKAQEILEELLKPVVRDESQDYYKRQQLRELAMLNSPLREESPRLSPHPSPHPSPHQGGASPFSNGGMKRSKQ; the protein is encoded by the exons ATGGACGGCCTGCACGGCGCGGACGCCTGCTTCTCCCCCGGGAGGGCCATGTCGCCGCAGGTCCGGCCCCCCGCCGGCCCGCCGGACGTAGGCAG CCACTACTTGACGGAGCTGTTGCAGGAGCACCAGAAGCTTGTCCCGTTCACGCAGGTGCTACCAATCTGCAGCAAGCTGTTGGGCCACG AGATAATGCGGGTGTCGTCCTTGCTTAAGCACCAGCATGGTGGGGACTTTGAGAGGTTGCCGCCGATGGCGAGTCCAAACCAGATGCATCATCATCAGTCGCCCCCAATGCCTAATTTCTGTGGAAATGGTTTTGGCCCGTGGAACCACGGGGCGCATCCGGAG AGGGTAGGTTTTCCTCAAGGACCTGTGGGTTGGCAAGGAGCACCACAAAGCCCCTCTTCATACATTGTCAAGAAGATTTTGCGGTTGGAGATACCAACAGATACTTACCCTAAT TTCAATTTTATTGGCCGTCTTCTTGGGCCAAGGGGAAACTCGTTGAAGAGGATTGAAGCCTCTACAGGTTGTCGTGTTTTTATCAGAGGGAAGGGCTCAATTAAAGATCCTGGGAAGGTAAACATAATTCTT GAGGAACAGCTGAAGGGAAGACCTGGTTACGAACACTTGGATGATCCCCTGCATATCTTGATTGAAGCAGAGTTACCTGCCAATGTCATTGATGCAAGACTCTCAAAAGCACAAGAGATCCTAGAAGAGTTGTTGAAACCAGTGGTACGC GATGAATCACAAGACTACTACAAGAGGCAGCAACTCCGCGAGCTTGCCATGCTGAACTCACCGCTCCGAGAGGAGAGCCCTCGTCTAAGCCCGCATCCAAGCCCGCACCCAAGCCCGCATCAAGGCGGCGCTTCACCCTTCAGTAACGGTGGGATGAAACGAAGCAAACAATGA
- the LOC123137164 gene encoding KH domain-containing protein SPIN1 isoform X3: MDGLHGADACFSPGRAMSPQVRPPAGPPDVGSHYLTELLQEHQKLVPFTQVLPICSKLLGHEIMRVSSLLKHQHGGDFERLPPMASPNQMHHHQSPPMPNFCGNGFGPWNHGAHPERVGFPQGPVGWQGAPQSPSSYIVKKILRLEIPTDTYPNFNFIGRLLGPRGNSLKRIEASTGCRVFIRGKGSIKDPGKEEQLKGRPGYEHLDDPLHILIEAELPANVIDARLSKAQEILEELLKPVVRDESQDYYKRQQLRELAMLNSPLREESPRLSPHPSPHPSPHQGGASPFSNGGMKRSKQ; the protein is encoded by the exons ATGGACGGCCTGCACGGCGCGGACGCCTGCTTCTCCCCCGGGAGGGCCATGTCGCCGCAGGTCCGGCCCCCCGCCGGCCCGCCGGACGTAGGCAG CCACTACTTGACGGAGCTGTTGCAGGAGCACCAGAAGCTTGTCCCGTTCACGCAGGTGCTACCAATCTGCAGCAAGCTGTTGGGCCACG AGATAATGCGGGTGTCGTCCTTGCTTAAGCACCAGCATGGTGGGGACTTTGAGAGGTTGCCGCCGATGGCGAGTCCAAACCAGATGCATCATCATCAGTCGCCCCCAATGCCTAATTTCTGTGGAAATGGTTTTGGCCCGTGGAACCACGGGGCGCATCCGGAG AGGGTAGGTTTTCCTCAAGGACCTGTGGGTTGGCAAGGAGCACCACAAAGCCCCTCTTCATACATTGTCAAGAAGATTTTGCGGTTGGAGATACCAACAGATACTTACCCTAAT TTCAATTTTATTGGCCGTCTTCTTGGGCCAAGGGGAAACTCGTTGAAGAGGATTGAAGCCTCTACAGGTTGTCGTGTTTTTATCAGAGGGAAGGGCTCAATTAAAGATCCTGGGAAG GAGGAACAGCTGAAGGGAAGACCTGGTTACGAACACTTGGATGATCCCCTGCATATCTTGATTGAAGCAGAGTTACCTGCCAATGTCATTGATGCAAGACTCTCAAAAGCACAAGAGATCCTAGAAGAGTTGTTGAAACCAGTGGTACGC GATGAATCACAAGACTACTACAAGAGGCAGCAACTCCGCGAGCTTGCCATGCTGAACTCACCGCTCCGAGAGGAGAGCCCTCGTCTAAGCCCGCATCCAAGCCCGCACCCAAGCCCGCATCAAGGCGGCGCTTCACCCTTCAGTAACGGTGGGATGAAACGAAGCAAACAATGA
- the LOC123137164 gene encoding KH domain-containing protein SPIN1 isoform X2 produces the protein MDGLHGADACFSPGRAMSPQVRPPAGPPDVGSHYLTELLQEHQKLVPFTQVLPICSKLLGHEIMRVSSLLKHQHGGDFERLPPMASPNQMHHHQSPPMPNFCGNGFGPWNHGAHPERVGFPQGPVGWQGAPQSPSSYIVKKILRLEIPTDTYPNFNFIGRLLGPRGNSLKRIEASTGCRVFIRGKGSIKDPGKVNIILEEQLKGRPGYEHLDDPLHILIEAELPANVIDARLSKAQEILEELLKPVDESQDYYKRQQLRELAMLNSPLREESPRLSPHPSPHPSPHQGGASPFSNGGMKRSKQ, from the exons ATGGACGGCCTGCACGGCGCGGACGCCTGCTTCTCCCCCGGGAGGGCCATGTCGCCGCAGGTCCGGCCCCCCGCCGGCCCGCCGGACGTAGGCAG CCACTACTTGACGGAGCTGTTGCAGGAGCACCAGAAGCTTGTCCCGTTCACGCAGGTGCTACCAATCTGCAGCAAGCTGTTGGGCCACG AGATAATGCGGGTGTCGTCCTTGCTTAAGCACCAGCATGGTGGGGACTTTGAGAGGTTGCCGCCGATGGCGAGTCCAAACCAGATGCATCATCATCAGTCGCCCCCAATGCCTAATTTCTGTGGAAATGGTTTTGGCCCGTGGAACCACGGGGCGCATCCGGAG AGGGTAGGTTTTCCTCAAGGACCTGTGGGTTGGCAAGGAGCACCACAAAGCCCCTCTTCATACATTGTCAAGAAGATTTTGCGGTTGGAGATACCAACAGATACTTACCCTAAT TTCAATTTTATTGGCCGTCTTCTTGGGCCAAGGGGAAACTCGTTGAAGAGGATTGAAGCCTCTACAGGTTGTCGTGTTTTTATCAGAGGGAAGGGCTCAATTAAAGATCCTGGGAAGGTAAACATAATTCTT GAGGAACAGCTGAAGGGAAGACCTGGTTACGAACACTTGGATGATCCCCTGCATATCTTGATTGAAGCAGAGTTACCTGCCAATGTCATTGATGCAAGACTCTCAAAAGCACAAGAGATCCTAGAAGAGTTGTTGAAACCAGTG GATGAATCACAAGACTACTACAAGAGGCAGCAACTCCGCGAGCTTGCCATGCTGAACTCACCGCTCCGAGAGGAGAGCCCTCGTCTAAGCCCGCATCCAAGCCCGCACCCAAGCCCGCATCAAGGCGGCGCTTCACCCTTCAGTAACGGTGGGATGAAACGAAGCAAACAATGA
- the LOC123137164 gene encoding KH domain-containing protein SPIN1 isoform X4, with product MDGLHGADACFSPGRAMSPQVRPPAGPPDVGSHYLTELLQEHQKLVPFTQVLPICSKLLGHEIMRVSSLLKHQHGGDFERLPPMASPNQMHHHQSPPMPNFCGNGFGPWNHGAHPERVGFPQGPVGWQGAPQSPSSYIVKKILRLEIPTDTYPNFNFIGRLLGPRGNSLKRIEASTGCRVFIRGKGSIKDPGKEEQLKGRPGYEHLDDPLHILIEAELPANVIDARLSKAQEILEELLKPVDESQDYYKRQQLRELAMLNSPLREESPRLSPHPSPHPSPHQGGASPFSNGGMKRSKQ from the exons ATGGACGGCCTGCACGGCGCGGACGCCTGCTTCTCCCCCGGGAGGGCCATGTCGCCGCAGGTCCGGCCCCCCGCCGGCCCGCCGGACGTAGGCAG CCACTACTTGACGGAGCTGTTGCAGGAGCACCAGAAGCTTGTCCCGTTCACGCAGGTGCTACCAATCTGCAGCAAGCTGTTGGGCCACG AGATAATGCGGGTGTCGTCCTTGCTTAAGCACCAGCATGGTGGGGACTTTGAGAGGTTGCCGCCGATGGCGAGTCCAAACCAGATGCATCATCATCAGTCGCCCCCAATGCCTAATTTCTGTGGAAATGGTTTTGGCCCGTGGAACCACGGGGCGCATCCGGAG AGGGTAGGTTTTCCTCAAGGACCTGTGGGTTGGCAAGGAGCACCACAAAGCCCCTCTTCATACATTGTCAAGAAGATTTTGCGGTTGGAGATACCAACAGATACTTACCCTAAT TTCAATTTTATTGGCCGTCTTCTTGGGCCAAGGGGAAACTCGTTGAAGAGGATTGAAGCCTCTACAGGTTGTCGTGTTTTTATCAGAGGGAAGGGCTCAATTAAAGATCCTGGGAAG GAGGAACAGCTGAAGGGAAGACCTGGTTACGAACACTTGGATGATCCCCTGCATATCTTGATTGAAGCAGAGTTACCTGCCAATGTCATTGATGCAAGACTCTCAAAAGCACAAGAGATCCTAGAAGAGTTGTTGAAACCAGTG GATGAATCACAAGACTACTACAAGAGGCAGCAACTCCGCGAGCTTGCCATGCTGAACTCACCGCTCCGAGAGGAGAGCCCTCGTCTAAGCCCGCATCCAAGCCCGCACCCAAGCCCGCATCAAGGCGGCGCTTCACCCTTCAGTAACGGTGGGATGAAACGAAGCAAACAATGA